Proteins from a genomic interval of Narcine bancroftii isolate sNarBan1 chromosome 12, sNarBan1.hap1, whole genome shotgun sequence:
- the LOC138746778 gene encoding uncharacterized protein, with the protein MVGDSPSPVWLHALVAATDECILGINMLAGMALNISQGGFEFGIRTITKKLVVGQAKWDPVMVPAPMKPVCIPQYRLPGGQEEITATIDALQEEGVVRPATSPFNSPVWPVQKPDGSWRMTVDYRFLNKHAPPLASAVPDIVTLIENIATGNSGTWYAVIDLANAFFSILIAEDSQDQFAFTWKGRQYTFTHLPVSPSLSIHHYIDDVASWSLWQKQEGRRVPLGFWSRTMPEAAARYSVFEQQFLACYWALLETERMTGDADVQLRPALPIMNWVLANDANLKIGRAQQSSIVKWKWYIQSHATRGPEGVGHVHEQVAYHPRSGTQLSEEGDGGSSQYDELKAVTLPLDPHDHPLRLFTDSWALANGLVVWMPDLQKNNWMIHDRPVWGKELWQLLWDASHHREITVYHVDAHTNMATNMAQHNAVADQLATISCADTVPLAQWAHEQSGHLGEKGSAMWSRTHALSVHQDDVRMNVRTCPECRLVKFHTVPPGPHGQIKRGAHSAAVWQIDYIGPMLDCMGKYYVLVMVDTFSGLVFTFPTKTADQASTIQGLNHLIYRYDVPEEIHSDNGSHFSGKAICDWANDNGILWVHHIPYYPQAAGLVEQMNGLLKEQIRLLTSLGTQKGWCHVLQQAVDNLNHRPLKEGSPFYTPGDLA; encoded by the coding sequence atggtgggtgatagcccttcccctgtctggttacatgccctggtggctgctactgacgagtgtatcctgggtattaatatgttggccggtatggcccttaatattagccaagggggatttgaatttggaattcgaactattacaaaaaaactagtagtgggtcaggctaagtgggatcctgtgatggtgccagcccccatgaaaccagtgtgcattccacaatatcgtctccctggggggcaggaagagattactgccaccatcgatgctctgcaagaagaaggggtagtgaggcccgcaacgtcgccctttaatagccctgtttggccagtccagaagccggacggctcctggagaatgacagttgattatcgatttttgaacaaacatgccccaccacttgcttcagcagttccggacattgtcacccttattgaaaacattgctactgggaactcaggaacatggtatgctgtcattgatctcgctaacgccttcttcagtattcttatagctgaggactcacaggatcagttcgcctttacctggaaggggcgccagtataccttcacccaccttccagtatcgccttccctctcaattcaccattatattgatgatgtggcctcctggagcctctggcagaaacaagagggtcgccgagtcccgctgggattctggtcacgtaccatgcccgaggctgccgctcgttattctgtttttgaacaacagttcctagcctgttactgggccctgctagagactgaaagaatgacaggtgatgcagatgttcaattgcgacctgcacttcctataatgaattgggtcctggctaatgatgctaatctaaagatcgggcgggctcagcagtcttctattgttaaatggaagtggtatattcagagtcatgcgaccagagggcctgaaggggtgggccacgtacacgaacaggtggcttaccatcccaggtcaggaactcagttatcggaggagggggatggtggctccagtcagtatgatgagttgaaggcagtcactttaccactagatccccatgatcaccctcttcgcctgtttactgattcctgggctttggctaatggacttgtggtatggatgcctgatttgcaaaagaacaactggatgatacatgaccgcccagtatggggcaaagagttgtggcagctgttgtgggatgcttcccaccatcgtgagataaccgtttatcacgttgatgcccataccaatatggcgactaacatggctcaacataatgcagtagcagatcagcttgccactatcagctgtgctgataccgtccccctggctcaatgggcacatgaacagagtggtcatttgggggagaagggatcagctatgtggtcccgtacacatgctttatccgtccatcaggatgatgtccgcatgaacgtacgtacatgcccagaatgtcggcttgtgaagttccataccgttccacctggtccgcatggccaaataaaacggggtgctcactcagctgcggtctggcaaattgattacataggccccatgctagactgtatgggtaaatattacgtcctagtaatggttgacaccttttcgggcctggtttttacttttcccaccaagacggccgaccaagctagcactatccaaggactaaaccatttgatttatcgttatgatgttccagaggagattcactctgataatggctcgcacttctccgggaaagcaatctgtgattgggcaaatgacaacggtattttatgggtccaccatattccttattacccgcaggctgccgggttagttgaacaaatgaacggcttactgaaggaacaaattcgtttgttaacatca